A DNA window from Mytilus edulis chromosome 14, xbMytEdul2.2, whole genome shotgun sequence contains the following coding sequences:
- the LOC139502629 gene encoding peptidyl-prolyl cis-trans isomerase FKBP2-like yields MVKISVFLCLLVSSILCLSVEASEEVKEMDQEVKDTKEPEKKPDLKIEVVSLPEKGCDKDARKSQRLDILSMKYTGFLENGTKFESTDDHNNEFSFQLGVGQVIQGWERGMLDMCVGEKRKLTVPPHLAYGDIGAGERIPPASTLIFECELVKIDNGPKPTNVFNEIDTDKDGFITRKEVSEFLMKHSEDKIEPESEEHQNALDNIFLHEDKDKDGQISKEEFSGPKHDEL; encoded by the exons ATGGTTAAAATCTCTGTATTCTTATGTCTTCTTGTCTCCAGTATTTTATGTTTGTCCGTGGAGGCAAGCGAGGAGGTCAAAGAAATGGATCAAGAAGTAAAAGACACAAAAGAACCAGAAAAGAAACCAGACTTGAAAATTGAAGTTGTGAGCCTACCAGAGAAAGGATGTGATAAAGACGCCAGAAAATCTCAGCGGCTAGATATCCTCAGCATGAAATATACAGGATTTTTAGAGAACGGCACAAAGTTTGAATCGAC GGATGACCATAATAATGAGTTTTCTTTTCAACTCGGTGTTGGTCAAGTCATCCAAGGATGGGAAAGAGGAATGCTAGATATGTGTGTTGGCGAAAAGAGAAAATTAACAGTTCCTCCACACTTAGCGTACGGTGATATAGGCGCAG GTGAGCGAATACCTCCAGCTTCTACCTTAATATTTGAATGTGAGCTAGTTAAGATAGATAACGGACCTAAACCCACCAATGTATTCAATGAGATAGATACAGACAAGGACGGCTTTATTACTAGAAAAGAG GTATCTGAATTCCTAATGAAACATTCTGAAGACAAAATAGAACCAGAATCAGAAGAACATCAAAATGCTCTTGACAACATATTTCTTCatgaagataaagataaagacgGTCAGATATCTAAAGAAGAGTTTAGTGGACCTAAACACGACGAGCTTTAA